In Drosophila yakuba strain Tai18E2 chromosome X, Prin_Dyak_Tai18E2_2.1, whole genome shotgun sequence, a single genomic region encodes these proteins:
- the LOC6525192 gene encoding uncharacterized protein LOC6525192 codes for MAANVSLRLRNLGEQVVPKTMKRKMAEQAQEPEQKYSASELPSEEVMLEIEKKLSLPGWKDPERYITAAGSVAVPITMKKRIPESFVKVCRHEHALAEQSTPVQTRPKLCRFFKLNYKPRVLNLTDLPEE; via the exons ATGGCCGCCAATGTGTCACTTCGATTGCGAAATCTTGGCGAGCAGGTTGTCCCCAAAACgatgaaaagaaaaatggcaG AACAAGCACAAGAACCAGAGCAAAAGTACAGCGCCAGCGAGCTGCCCTCCGAGGAGGTCATGCTGGAGATCGAGAAAAAGCTTTCCCTGCCAGGATGGAAGGACCCCGAGCGGTACATCACTGCAGCGGGGTCAGTGGCGGTGCCAATCACCATGAAGAAGCGGATACCCGAGAGTTTCGTCAAGGTCTGCCGGCATGAGCACGCCCTTGCGGAGCAGTCGACCCCAGTGCAGACTCGACCGAAGCTTTGTCGGTTTTTCAAACTCAACTACAAGCCGCGTGTCCTCAATCTGACGGATTTACCCGAGGAGTGA
- the LOC6525191 gene encoding 5'-3' exoribonuclease 1 isoform X2 yields the protein MGVPKFFRYISERYPCLSELAREHSIPEFDNLYLDMNGIVHNCSHPDDNNIHFHLEEHQIFQDIFNYVDKLFYLIKPQRLFFLAVDGVAPRAKMNQQRSRRFRSAREAEQLEAKAAQRGERREHERFDSNCITPGTEFMVRLQEGLRAFLKTKISTDPLWQRCSVILSGQETPGEGEHKIMDYIRYMKAQPDFDPNTRHCLYGLDADLIILGLCTHELHFVVLREEVKFGRNVKRTSVEETRFFLLHLGLLREYLELEFDALSTAERKLDVAQLIDDWVLMGFMVGNDFIPHLPCLHISSNALPLLYRTYIRIYPTLGGNINENGKLNLHRLQIFMSALTEVELEQFKEHADDLKYMNAKTEAFDIDVAEITESQNIDSDLGALINESMKLYEDDSEEDWSDEEAVLMNEFKNYKRNFYRNKFKRDPQGELIEELGHHYVNALQWVLDYYYRGVQSWDWYYPFHYAPFISDLRNIEQVQIDFQMGTPFLPFQQLLAVLPAASSKLLPVAYHDLMLLASSPLAEFYPLEFESDLNGKKHDWEAVVLIPFIDERRLLAAMLPCEAQLSLAERERNRHGPMYLYNYSAEAQGPMPAHPPLRALPELYCTEVAKWSREIALNLPHSVCVELPNAARHVFFPGFPTMQHLPFDFELRHDRVKVFEQVSRNQNMVLKPRKRQLEDTLEAVAGQYLEQVVHIGWPHLVKAKVVRVATRDQRVDVEGIAQNDSRRFDSECKTLQEHFTTRMGIQFANYDVLVYVRTFAGRSTEFGAKGALKVRDSWSSSVTGYPAQGVVAELAVRENMRKQFRNVEDFFPAGSTIFLITDPYYGSEGTVQDPLLAYTNGRIQVNIRVRPEPEVKAARLLQEERDRDYLSTYQVCHLLRISGRALGRLTGTVWVVLGPRRQKMENVTKHNIGLQLKYPRQNEERAGYCCRTNNQWFYSSLALDLMRDYCERYPDVITFFGDSNDRAEYVFEEDVFPDEVGQHRVEELANWVRQQPHMKVERIACGSKTVCRETVELLMAAVEELRSLPVKDVKLQVKPHLLIKPNVTLPEAYRPRRPVRLFDRVVIVRTIYMVPVGIKGTVIGIHPVTDPNPVRLECVHAVDTFCEVLFDKPVPNCNDIHGIAQDRVYKVPENALVIINTDEQAEKQNDSAQSARDPQQNRTRNEPVRASSSRYVTAAGSTWVPITMKTQICDEFVKTRGDSKARTDSYKPEPEPQPVPPPQAANWRKRVSAPTAKPQPTPDNWRQNRSRQQGGSSFVVPPTEAATASTTSTAVPSATVTPQAQTLALMSLLGLKKDQDSQPPQEPAQQPHPPLLPPQQAPLPGQMPNLPKPPLFWQQEAQKQQQQQQQAHAQVETERIKSQQWFRSGPTGADLDQPPLGGPAKRQSQQRMRPQMQHANAFHSGFNNGNQPRPNKNMAAQSAFNNNVRMHHQHQQKQHHPYHPYQQQQPYQQPYQQLTEVNNTAPRYSSIQDFVPIQAYRPKKSSRVQPTGNQDIDVQSTHETTDTKPSSSLPEQSAGEQAIGLMQTLKIQPPTSQSESDAVSSGSANAPTASSSSQATKLRKQRVPRIGAKFDLEYIMH from the exons ATGGGTGTCCCCAAGTTCTTTCGCTACATCAGCGAGCGATATCCTTGCCTCAGCGAGTTGGCGCGGGAGCATAGC ATACCCGAGTTCGACAACCTGTACCTGGACATGAACGGCATCGTGCACAACTGCTCGCATCCGGACGACAACAACATTCACTTTCACCTGGAGGAGCACCAGATATTCCAGGACATCTTCAACTACGTGGACAAGCTGTTCTACCTGATCAAGCCGCAGCGACTCTTCTTCCTGGCCGTCGACGGAGTGGCGCCCCGCGCCAAGATGAACCAACAGCGCAGCCGGCGATTCCGGTCGGCGCGCGAGGCGGAGCAGCTGGAGGCGAAGGCGGCGCAGCGTGGCGAGCGGCGGGAGCACGAGCGCTTCGACAGCAACTGCATCACACCGGGCACCGAGTTCATGGTGCGGCTGCAGGAGGGACTGCGCGCCTTCCTCAAGACGAAGATATCAACGGATCCGCTGTGGCAGCGGTGCAGCGTGATCCTGAGTGGCCAGGAGACGCCCGGCGAGGGTGAGCACAAGATCATGGACTACATTCGGTACATGAAGGCGCAGCCGGACTTTGATCCCAACACGCGACACTGCCTGTACGGCCTGGACGCCGATCTGATCATCCTGGGCCTCTGCACCCACGAGCTGCACTTCGTGGTGCTGCGCGAGGAGGTCAAGTTCGGGCGCAACGTGAAGCGCACCTCGGTGGAGGAGACGCGCTTCTTTCTGCTGCACCTGGGCCTGCTGCGCGAGTACCTGGAGCTGGAGTTCGACGCCCTGAGCACCGCCGAGCGCAAGTTGGACGTTGCGCAGCTCATCGACGACTGGGTGCTGATGGGCTTCATGGTCGGCAACGACTTCATTCCCCACCTGCCGTGCCTGCACATCTCCTCCAACGCACTGCCGCTGCTCTACCGCACCTACATCCGCATTTACCCGACCCTCGGCGGCAACATCAACGAGAACGGCAAACTCAACCTGCACCGCCTGCAGATCTTCATGTCGGCCCTCACCgaggtggagctggagcagttCAAGGAGCACGCCGACGACCTCAAGTACATGAACGCCAAGACGGAGGCGTTCGACATCGACGTCGCGGAGATCACCGAGTCGCAGAACATCGACTCCGACCTAGGAGCCCTCATCAACGAAAGCATGAAG CTCTACGAGGACGACAGCGAGGAGGACTGGAGCGACGAGGAAGCCGTCCTGATGAACGAGTTCAAGAACTACAAGCGCAACTTCTACCGCAACAAGTTCAAGCGGGACCCGCAGGGCGAACTGATAGAGGAACTGGGCCACCACTACGTCAACGCGCTGCAGTGGGTGCTCGACTACTACTACCGCGGCGTGCAGTCCTGGGACTGGTACTACCCCTTCCACTACGCGCCGTTCATCAGCGACCTCAGGAACATCGAGCAGGTGCAGATCGACTTCCAGATGGGAACGCCCTTTCTTCCATTCCAGCAG CTCCTGGCGGTGCTACCGGCGGCCAGCTCCAAACTGCTCCCCGTCGCCTACCACGACCTCATGCTGCTGGCGAGCAGCCCGCTGGCCGAGTTCTATCCACTGGAGTTCGAGAGCGACCTCAATGGCAAGAAGCACGACTGGGAGGCGGTGGTGCTGATACCCTTCATCGACGAGCGGCGTCTGCTGGCCGCCATGCTGCCATGCGAGGCGCAGCTGTCGCTGGCGGAGCGGGAACGCAACCGACACGGTCCCATGTACCTGTACAACTACAGTGCCGAGGCGCAGGGTCCCATGCCAGCGCATCCGCCGCTGCGGGCCCTTCCTGAGCTCTACTGCACGGAGGTGGCCAAGTGGTCGCGCGAAATCGCGCTCAATCTGCCGCACAGCGTGTGCGTTGAGCTGCCGAATGCGGCGAGGCACGTCTTCTTCCCGGGATTCCCCACCATGCAGCATCTGCCCTTCGAC TTCGAGCTGCGCCACGATCGCGTCAAGGTGTTCGAACAGGTCAGTCGCAACCAGAACATGGTGCTGAAGCCGCGCAAGCGTCAGCTGGAGGACACCCTGGAGGCGGTAGCCGGCCAGTACCTGGAGCAAGTGGTGCACATCGGCTGGCCGCATCTCGTCAAGGCGAAGGTGGTGCGCGTGGCCACGCGGGATCAGCGCGTCGACGTGGAGGGAATCGCGCAGAACGATTCGCGGCGTTTCGATTCGGAGTGCAAGACGCTGCAGGAACA CTTTACCACCCGCATGGGTATACAGTTTGCCAACTATGACGTGCTCGTCTATGTGCGCACCTTCGCCGGCAGATCGACGGAGTTCGGCGCCAAGGGGGCACTGAAGGTGCGCGACTCGTGGAGCAGCTCCGTCACCGGCTATCCCGCCCAGGGCGTGGTGGCCGAACTGGCGGTGCGGGAGAACATGCGCAAGCAGTTCCGCAACGTGGAGGACTTCTTTCCCGCCGGCAGCACGATCTTCTTGATCACCGATCCGTATTACGGCAGCGAGGGCACTGTGCAGGACCCACTGCTGGCCTACACCAACGGCCGCATTCAGG TCAACATCAGGGTCCGACCGGAACCGGAGGTAAAGGCGGCACGTCTGCTGCAGGAGGAGCGCGACCGGGACTACCTGAGCACCTACCAGGTCTGCCACTTGCTGAGGATCAGTGGGCGCGCCCTGGGACGCCTAACTGGCACCGTGTGGGTGGTGCTCGGTCCGCGGCGGCAGAAGATGGAGAACGTGACCAAGCACAACATTGGCCTGCAGCTCAAGTATCCACGCCAGAACGAGGAGCGCGCGGGCTACTGCTGCCGCACGAACAACCAGTGGTTCTACTCCAGCCTGGCCCTCGATCTGATGCGCGACTATTGCGAGCGTTACCCAGACGTGATCACCTTCTTCGGCGACTCCAACGATCGCGCCGAGTACGTCTTCGAAGAGGACGTGTTCCCCGATGAGGTGGGCCAGCATCGCGTCGAGgaactggccaactgggtgCGCCAGCAGCCGCACATGAAAGTGGAGCGCATCGCCTGCGGCTCCAAGACGGTCTGCCGCGAGACCGTCGAGCTCCTGATGGCCGCCGTCGAAGAGCTGCGCTCACTGCCCGTCAAGGATGTTAAGCTGCAGGTGAAGCCGCATCTGCTCATCAAGCCCAATGTCACACTGCCAGAAGCCTACCGACCACGGCGACCAGTGCGTCTATTTGACCGCGTCGTCATCGTACGCACCATTTACATGGTACCTGTGGGCATTAAGGGCACCGTGATTGGCATCCACCCCGTTACGGATCCCAACCCGGTCCGCTTGGAGTGCGTCCATGCCGTCGACACCTTCTGCGAGGTGCTGTTCGACAAGCCCGTTCCGAACTGCAATGACATCCACGGCATCGCCCAAGACCGAGTCTACAAGGTCCCTGAGAACGCCCTGGTGATCATCAACACGGACG AGCAAGCAGAGAAGCAGAACGACAGCGCACAGTCGGCGAGGGATCCTCAGCAGAACAGGACACGGAACGAGCCAGTCCGCGCGAGCAGCAGTCGCTATGTGACCGCAGCAGGGTCGACCTGGGTTCCGATCACGATGAAGACCCAAATTTGTGACGAGTTCGTGAAAACGCGTGGCGACTCAAAGGCCAGGACGGATTCGTACAAGCCAGAGCCGGAGCCACAACCGGTGCCGCCGCCCCAGGCTGCCAACTGGCGGAAACGGGTCAGTGCCCCAACAGCCAAGCCGCAGCCCACGCCAGATAATTGGCGCCAGAATCGGTCCCGTCAACAAGGCGGAAGTTCCTTTGTTGTTCCGCCCACAGAAGCTGCCACTGCGTCCACTACATCCACTGCTGTCCCGTCCGCCACGGTGACGCCGCAGGCTCAAACTTTGGCGCTCATGTCGTTGTTAGGCTTAAAGAAGGACCAGGACTCGCAGCCACCACAGGAGCCGGcgcagcagccacatccacCACTACTGCCACCGCAACAAGCTCCACTGCCGGGACAAATGCCC AATCTGCCCAAGCCACCGCTCTTTTGGCAGCAGGAGGcgcagaagcaacagcaacagcaacagcaggcgcACGCACAGGTGGAGACTGAGCGTATTAAGAGCCAGCAGTGGTTCAGAAGCGGCCCGACTGGAGCGGACTTGGATCAGCCACCGTTGGGTGGTCCGGCAAAGAGGCAGTCGCAACAGCGGATGCGCCCGCAGATGCAGCACGCCAACGCATTCCACTCTGGCTTCAACAACGGAAATCAGCCGCGTCCCAACAAGAACATGGCTGCGCAGAGCGCCTTCAACAACAACGTGCGCatgcaccaccagcaccagcagaagcagcacCACCCATATCACCCgtaccagcaacagcagccgtACCAACAGCCGTACCAGCAGCTGACGGAGGTCAACAATACGGCACCGCGCTACTCATCGATACAAGATTTTGTGCCCATACAGGCGTACCGTCCCAAGAAATCAAGTCGCGTCCAACCAACCGGTAACCAGGACATCGATGTC CAATCGACGCACGAAACCACAGACACGAAGCCCAGTTCTAGTCTTCCGGAACAATCAGCAGGCGAACAGGCGATTGGACTGATGCAAACGCTGAAGATTCAG CCGCCGACGTCGCAGTCTGAATCTGATGCGGTCTCATCAGGCAGTGCGAATGCGCCCACAGCATCGTCATCATCCCAG GCGACGAAGCTGAGGAAACAGCGAGTGCCTCGCATTGGCGCCAAATTCGATTTGGAATACATAATGCATTGA
- the LOC6525191 gene encoding 5'-3' exoribonuclease 1 isoform X1, producing MGVPKFFRYISERYPCLSELAREHSIPEFDNLYLDMNGIVHNCSHPDDNNIHFHLEEHQIFQDIFNYVDKLFYLIKPQRLFFLAVDGVAPRAKMNQQRSRRFRSAREAEQLEAKAAQRGERREHERFDSNCITPGTEFMVRLQEGLRAFLKTKISTDPLWQRCSVILSGQETPGEGEHKIMDYIRYMKAQPDFDPNTRHCLYGLDADLIILGLCTHELHFVVLREEVKFGRNVKRTSVEETRFFLLHLGLLREYLELEFDALSTAERKLDVAQLIDDWVLMGFMVGNDFIPHLPCLHISSNALPLLYRTYIRIYPTLGGNINENGKLNLHRLQIFMSALTEVELEQFKEHADDLKYMNAKTEAFDIDVAEITESQNIDSDLGALINESMKLYEDDSEEDWSDEEAVLMNEFKNYKRNFYRNKFKRDPQGELIEELGHHYVNALQWVLDYYYRGVQSWDWYYPFHYAPFISDLRNIEQVQIDFQMGTPFLPFQQLLAVLPAASSKLLPVAYHDLMLLASSPLAEFYPLEFESDLNGKKHDWEAVVLIPFIDERRLLAAMLPCEAQLSLAERERNRHGPMYLYNYSAEAQGPMPAHPPLRALPELYCTEVAKWSREIALNLPHSVCVELPNAARHVFFPGFPTMQHLPFDFELRHDRVKVFEQVSRNQNMVLKPRKRQLEDTLEAVAGQYLEQVVHIGWPHLVKAKVVRVATRDQRVDVEGIAQNDSRRFDSECKTLQEHFTTRMGIQFANYDVLVYVRTFAGRSTEFGAKGALKVRDSWSSSVTGYPAQGVVAELAVRENMRKQFRNVEDFFPAGSTIFLITDPYYGSEGTVQDPLLAYTNGRIQVNIRVRPEPEVKAARLLQEERDRDYLSTYQVCHLLRISGRALGRLTGTVWVVLGPRRQKMENVTKHNIGLQLKYPRQNEERAGYCCRTNNQWFYSSLALDLMRDYCERYPDVITFFGDSNDRAEYVFEEDVFPDEVGQHRVEELANWVRQQPHMKVERIACGSKTVCRETVELLMAAVEELRSLPVKDVKLQVKPHLLIKPNVTLPEAYRPRRPVRLFDRVVIVRTIYMVPVGIKGTVIGIHPVTDPNPVRLECVHAVDTFCEVLFDKPVPNCNDIHGIAQDRVYKVPENALVIINTDEQAEKQNDSAQSARDPQQNRTRNEPVRASSSRYVTAAGSTWVPITMKTQICDEFVKTRGDSKARTDSYKPEPEPQPVPPPQAANWRKRVSAPTAKPQPTPDNWRQNRSRQQGGSSFVVPPTEAATASTTSTAVPSATVTPQAQTLALMSLLGLKKDQDSQPPQEPAQQPHPPLLPPQQAPLPGQMPNLPKPPLFWQQEAQKQQQQQQQAHAQVETERIKSQQWFRSGPTGADLDQPPLGGPAKRQSQQRMRPQMQHANAFHSGFNNGNQPRPNKNMAAQSAFNNNVRMHHQHQQKQHHPYHPYQQQQPYQQPYQQLTEVNNTAPRYSSIQDFVPIQAYRPKKSSRVQPTGNQDIDVQSTHETTDTKPSSSLPEQSAGEQAIGLMQTLKIQQPPTSQSESDAVSSGSANAPTASSSSQATKLRKQRVPRIGAKFDLEYIMH from the exons ATGGGTGTCCCCAAGTTCTTTCGCTACATCAGCGAGCGATATCCTTGCCTCAGCGAGTTGGCGCGGGAGCATAGC ATACCCGAGTTCGACAACCTGTACCTGGACATGAACGGCATCGTGCACAACTGCTCGCATCCGGACGACAACAACATTCACTTTCACCTGGAGGAGCACCAGATATTCCAGGACATCTTCAACTACGTGGACAAGCTGTTCTACCTGATCAAGCCGCAGCGACTCTTCTTCCTGGCCGTCGACGGAGTGGCGCCCCGCGCCAAGATGAACCAACAGCGCAGCCGGCGATTCCGGTCGGCGCGCGAGGCGGAGCAGCTGGAGGCGAAGGCGGCGCAGCGTGGCGAGCGGCGGGAGCACGAGCGCTTCGACAGCAACTGCATCACACCGGGCACCGAGTTCATGGTGCGGCTGCAGGAGGGACTGCGCGCCTTCCTCAAGACGAAGATATCAACGGATCCGCTGTGGCAGCGGTGCAGCGTGATCCTGAGTGGCCAGGAGACGCCCGGCGAGGGTGAGCACAAGATCATGGACTACATTCGGTACATGAAGGCGCAGCCGGACTTTGATCCCAACACGCGACACTGCCTGTACGGCCTGGACGCCGATCTGATCATCCTGGGCCTCTGCACCCACGAGCTGCACTTCGTGGTGCTGCGCGAGGAGGTCAAGTTCGGGCGCAACGTGAAGCGCACCTCGGTGGAGGAGACGCGCTTCTTTCTGCTGCACCTGGGCCTGCTGCGCGAGTACCTGGAGCTGGAGTTCGACGCCCTGAGCACCGCCGAGCGCAAGTTGGACGTTGCGCAGCTCATCGACGACTGGGTGCTGATGGGCTTCATGGTCGGCAACGACTTCATTCCCCACCTGCCGTGCCTGCACATCTCCTCCAACGCACTGCCGCTGCTCTACCGCACCTACATCCGCATTTACCCGACCCTCGGCGGCAACATCAACGAGAACGGCAAACTCAACCTGCACCGCCTGCAGATCTTCATGTCGGCCCTCACCgaggtggagctggagcagttCAAGGAGCACGCCGACGACCTCAAGTACATGAACGCCAAGACGGAGGCGTTCGACATCGACGTCGCGGAGATCACCGAGTCGCAGAACATCGACTCCGACCTAGGAGCCCTCATCAACGAAAGCATGAAG CTCTACGAGGACGACAGCGAGGAGGACTGGAGCGACGAGGAAGCCGTCCTGATGAACGAGTTCAAGAACTACAAGCGCAACTTCTACCGCAACAAGTTCAAGCGGGACCCGCAGGGCGAACTGATAGAGGAACTGGGCCACCACTACGTCAACGCGCTGCAGTGGGTGCTCGACTACTACTACCGCGGCGTGCAGTCCTGGGACTGGTACTACCCCTTCCACTACGCGCCGTTCATCAGCGACCTCAGGAACATCGAGCAGGTGCAGATCGACTTCCAGATGGGAACGCCCTTTCTTCCATTCCAGCAG CTCCTGGCGGTGCTACCGGCGGCCAGCTCCAAACTGCTCCCCGTCGCCTACCACGACCTCATGCTGCTGGCGAGCAGCCCGCTGGCCGAGTTCTATCCACTGGAGTTCGAGAGCGACCTCAATGGCAAGAAGCACGACTGGGAGGCGGTGGTGCTGATACCCTTCATCGACGAGCGGCGTCTGCTGGCCGCCATGCTGCCATGCGAGGCGCAGCTGTCGCTGGCGGAGCGGGAACGCAACCGACACGGTCCCATGTACCTGTACAACTACAGTGCCGAGGCGCAGGGTCCCATGCCAGCGCATCCGCCGCTGCGGGCCCTTCCTGAGCTCTACTGCACGGAGGTGGCCAAGTGGTCGCGCGAAATCGCGCTCAATCTGCCGCACAGCGTGTGCGTTGAGCTGCCGAATGCGGCGAGGCACGTCTTCTTCCCGGGATTCCCCACCATGCAGCATCTGCCCTTCGAC TTCGAGCTGCGCCACGATCGCGTCAAGGTGTTCGAACAGGTCAGTCGCAACCAGAACATGGTGCTGAAGCCGCGCAAGCGTCAGCTGGAGGACACCCTGGAGGCGGTAGCCGGCCAGTACCTGGAGCAAGTGGTGCACATCGGCTGGCCGCATCTCGTCAAGGCGAAGGTGGTGCGCGTGGCCACGCGGGATCAGCGCGTCGACGTGGAGGGAATCGCGCAGAACGATTCGCGGCGTTTCGATTCGGAGTGCAAGACGCTGCAGGAACA CTTTACCACCCGCATGGGTATACAGTTTGCCAACTATGACGTGCTCGTCTATGTGCGCACCTTCGCCGGCAGATCGACGGAGTTCGGCGCCAAGGGGGCACTGAAGGTGCGCGACTCGTGGAGCAGCTCCGTCACCGGCTATCCCGCCCAGGGCGTGGTGGCCGAACTGGCGGTGCGGGAGAACATGCGCAAGCAGTTCCGCAACGTGGAGGACTTCTTTCCCGCCGGCAGCACGATCTTCTTGATCACCGATCCGTATTACGGCAGCGAGGGCACTGTGCAGGACCCACTGCTGGCCTACACCAACGGCCGCATTCAGG TCAACATCAGGGTCCGACCGGAACCGGAGGTAAAGGCGGCACGTCTGCTGCAGGAGGAGCGCGACCGGGACTACCTGAGCACCTACCAGGTCTGCCACTTGCTGAGGATCAGTGGGCGCGCCCTGGGACGCCTAACTGGCACCGTGTGGGTGGTGCTCGGTCCGCGGCGGCAGAAGATGGAGAACGTGACCAAGCACAACATTGGCCTGCAGCTCAAGTATCCACGCCAGAACGAGGAGCGCGCGGGCTACTGCTGCCGCACGAACAACCAGTGGTTCTACTCCAGCCTGGCCCTCGATCTGATGCGCGACTATTGCGAGCGTTACCCAGACGTGATCACCTTCTTCGGCGACTCCAACGATCGCGCCGAGTACGTCTTCGAAGAGGACGTGTTCCCCGATGAGGTGGGCCAGCATCGCGTCGAGgaactggccaactgggtgCGCCAGCAGCCGCACATGAAAGTGGAGCGCATCGCCTGCGGCTCCAAGACGGTCTGCCGCGAGACCGTCGAGCTCCTGATGGCCGCCGTCGAAGAGCTGCGCTCACTGCCCGTCAAGGATGTTAAGCTGCAGGTGAAGCCGCATCTGCTCATCAAGCCCAATGTCACACTGCCAGAAGCCTACCGACCACGGCGACCAGTGCGTCTATTTGACCGCGTCGTCATCGTACGCACCATTTACATGGTACCTGTGGGCATTAAGGGCACCGTGATTGGCATCCACCCCGTTACGGATCCCAACCCGGTCCGCTTGGAGTGCGTCCATGCCGTCGACACCTTCTGCGAGGTGCTGTTCGACAAGCCCGTTCCGAACTGCAATGACATCCACGGCATCGCCCAAGACCGAGTCTACAAGGTCCCTGAGAACGCCCTGGTGATCATCAACACGGACG AGCAAGCAGAGAAGCAGAACGACAGCGCACAGTCGGCGAGGGATCCTCAGCAGAACAGGACACGGAACGAGCCAGTCCGCGCGAGCAGCAGTCGCTATGTGACCGCAGCAGGGTCGACCTGGGTTCCGATCACGATGAAGACCCAAATTTGTGACGAGTTCGTGAAAACGCGTGGCGACTCAAAGGCCAGGACGGATTCGTACAAGCCAGAGCCGGAGCCACAACCGGTGCCGCCGCCCCAGGCTGCCAACTGGCGGAAACGGGTCAGTGCCCCAACAGCCAAGCCGCAGCCCACGCCAGATAATTGGCGCCAGAATCGGTCCCGTCAACAAGGCGGAAGTTCCTTTGTTGTTCCGCCCACAGAAGCTGCCACTGCGTCCACTACATCCACTGCTGTCCCGTCCGCCACGGTGACGCCGCAGGCTCAAACTTTGGCGCTCATGTCGTTGTTAGGCTTAAAGAAGGACCAGGACTCGCAGCCACCACAGGAGCCGGcgcagcagccacatccacCACTACTGCCACCGCAACAAGCTCCACTGCCGGGACAAATGCCC AATCTGCCCAAGCCACCGCTCTTTTGGCAGCAGGAGGcgcagaagcaacagcaacagcaacagcaggcgcACGCACAGGTGGAGACTGAGCGTATTAAGAGCCAGCAGTGGTTCAGAAGCGGCCCGACTGGAGCGGACTTGGATCAGCCACCGTTGGGTGGTCCGGCAAAGAGGCAGTCGCAACAGCGGATGCGCCCGCAGATGCAGCACGCCAACGCATTCCACTCTGGCTTCAACAACGGAAATCAGCCGCGTCCCAACAAGAACATGGCTGCGCAGAGCGCCTTCAACAACAACGTGCGCatgcaccaccagcaccagcagaagcagcacCACCCATATCACCCgtaccagcaacagcagccgtACCAACAGCCGTACCAGCAGCTGACGGAGGTCAACAATACGGCACCGCGCTACTCATCGATACAAGATTTTGTGCCCATACAGGCGTACCGTCCCAAGAAATCAAGTCGCGTCCAACCAACCGGTAACCAGGACATCGATGTC CAATCGACGCACGAAACCACAGACACGAAGCCCAGTTCTAGTCTTCCGGAACAATCAGCAGGCGAACAGGCGATTGGACTGATGCAAACGCTGAAGATTCAG CAGCCGCCGACGTCGCAGTCTGAATCTGATGCGGTCTCATCAGGCAGTGCGAATGCGCCCACAGCATCGTCATCATCCCAG GCGACGAAGCTGAGGAAACAGCGAGTGCCTCGCATTGGCGCCAAATTCGATTTGGAATACATAATGCATTGA